Proteins co-encoded in one Streptococcus ruminicola genomic window:
- a CDS encoding beta-class carbonic anhydrase, with translation MSYFEKFLKTNQAYADLHGTAHLPQKPKTHVAIVTCMDSRLHVAHALGLALGDAHILRNAGGRVTDDTIRSLVISEQQLGTREIVVLHHTDCGMQGLSNEDFAKQLERDLGVDVHGKDFLPFSDVEESVREDVRKLRESPLIPDDIVISGAVYDVDTGRISEVTL, from the coding sequence ATGTCTTATTTTGAAAAATTTTTAAAGACCAATCAAGCTTATGCAGATTTACATGGCACGGCGCATTTGCCACAGAAACCTAAGACACATGTTGCGATTGTGACTTGTATGGACTCGCGTCTGCACGTGGCGCATGCGCTTGGTTTGGCGCTTGGAGATGCTCATATTTTGCGAAATGCAGGTGGTCGCGTGACAGATGATACCATTCGTTCGTTGGTTATTTCAGAGCAGCAACTTGGGACACGTGAGATTGTTGTCTTACACCATACAGATTGTGGCATGCAAGGACTCAGCAATGAAGATTTTGCCAAACAGCTTGAGCGTGATTTAGGTGTTGATGTTCATGGAAAAGATTTTCTGCCATTTTCTGATGTTGAAGAAAGTGTCCGTGAGGATGTTAGAAAGCTGCGCGAGTCACCGTTGATTCCTGATGATATCGTCATTTCAGGGGCTGTTTATGATGTTGATACAGGTCGCATCAGTGAAGTAACACTCTAG
- the radA gene encoding DNA repair protein RadA, which yields MAKKKTTFICQECGYHSPKYLGRCPNCSSWTSFVEEVEVQEVKNARVSLTGEKSKPTKLKDVSSINYSRTKTGMDEFNRVLGGGVVPGSLVLIGGDPGIGKSTLLLQVSIQLAEKGTVLYVSGEESAEQIKLRSERLGDIDNEFYLYAETNMQAIRAQIEQIQPDFLIIDSIQTIMSPDISGVQGSVSQVREVTAELMQLAKTNNIATFIVGHVTKEGQLAGPRMLEHMVDTVLYFEGERHHTFRILRAVKNRFGSTNEIGIFEMQSGGLVEVLNPSQVFLEERLDGATGSAIVVTMEGSRPILAEVQALVTPTVFGNAKRTTTGLDFNRVSLIMAVLEKRCGLLLQNQDAYLKSAGGVKLDEPAIDLAVAVAIASSYKEKPTNPQEAFIGEIGLTGEIRRVTRIEQRINEAAKLGFTKVYAPKNSLVGIDMPSSIEVVGVTTVGEVLKKVFK from the coding sequence ATCGCTAAGAAGAAAACAACGTTTATTTGTCAGGAGTGTGGCTATCATTCTCCTAAATATCTAGGACGTTGTCCAAACTGTTCATCTTGGACGTCTTTTGTTGAAGAAGTCGAAGTACAAGAGGTTAAAAATGCGCGTGTCAGTTTGACAGGTGAAAAGAGCAAACCAACTAAGTTGAAGGACGTTAGCTCGATTAATTATTCACGCACAAAGACTGGCATGGATGAATTTAACCGCGTGCTCGGTGGCGGTGTGGTGCCAGGTAGTCTGGTGCTTATCGGTGGTGACCCAGGTATCGGGAAATCAACGCTTCTTTTGCAGGTTTCGATTCAACTGGCAGAGAAAGGAACGGTTCTTTACGTTTCTGGTGAAGAATCAGCTGAGCAGATTAAACTTCGCAGTGAACGCCTTGGCGACATTGATAATGAATTTTACCTTTATGCTGAGACAAATATGCAAGCTATCCGTGCGCAGATTGAGCAAATCCAGCCTGATTTCTTGATTATTGACTCGATTCAAACGATTATGAGTCCTGATATTTCAGGAGTCCAAGGTTCGGTATCTCAAGTGCGTGAAGTGACGGCAGAGCTCATGCAGTTGGCTAAGACTAATAACATCGCAACCTTCATCGTTGGTCACGTGACTAAGGAAGGGCAGCTTGCTGGTCCACGTATGCTTGAGCATATGGTGGATACGGTGCTTTATTTTGAGGGTGAACGCCATCATACTTTCCGTATCTTGCGTGCAGTGAAAAACCGTTTTGGTTCAACTAACGAAATCGGCATTTTTGAAATGCAATCTGGTGGGCTGGTTGAAGTGCTTAATCCGAGCCAAGTTTTCTTGGAAGAACGCTTGGATGGAGCGACTGGTTCAGCTATCGTGGTAACCATGGAAGGTAGTCGTCCGATTTTGGCGGAGGTTCAAGCTTTGGTGACCCCAACGGTCTTTGGAAATGCCAAACGCACAACGACAGGTCTTGATTTTAACCGAGTCAGCTTGATTATGGCGGTGCTTGAAAAACGTTGTGGGCTTTTGTTGCAAAATCAAGATGCTTATCTCAAGTCAGCTGGTGGGGTGAAACTTGATGAACCAGCGATTGACTTGGCAGTAGCGGTAGCTATTGCGTCAAGCTACAAAGAAAAGCCGACAAATCCACAAGAAGCTTTCATCGGTGAAATTGGTTTGACAGGTGAAATTCGTCGCGTCACTCGTATTGAACAACGTATCAATGAAGCAGCTAAGCTTGGCTTTACAAAAGTTTACGCACCGAAAAATTCTTTAGTTGGTATCGATATGCCATCATCTATTGAAGTTGTTGGTGTGACAACTGTTGGTGAAGTTCTTAAGAAAGTTTTTAAATAG
- a CDS encoding dUTP diphosphatase, whose product MSKIRGFELVSQFTDEILLPKRETAHAAGYDLKAAETTEIAPGEIKLVPTGVKAYMQAGEVLYLFDRSSNPRKKGLVLINSVGVIDGDYYGNPANEGHIFAQMKNITDETVVIEAGERIVQGVFMPFLVADGDEADGVRTGGFGSTGK is encoded by the coding sequence ATGAGCAAAATTAGAGGATTTGAATTGGTTTCTCAATTCACAGACGAAATATTGCTACCAAAACGTGAAACAGCGCATGCGGCTGGTTATGATTTGAAAGCTGCGGAAACGACAGAAATCGCACCTGGCGAAATCAAATTGGTGCCAACTGGGGTTAAAGCTTACATGCAAGCTGGCGAAGTGCTTTATCTTTTTGACCGCTCATCAAATCCGCGTAAAAAAGGGTTGGTTTTGATTAATTCAGTTGGTGTTATCGATGGTGACTACTATGGCAATCCAGCCAATGAAGGTCACATCTTTGCGCAAATGAAAAATATCACAGATGAAACTGTTGTGATTGAAGCTGGCGAACGCATTGTTCAAGGTGTTTTCATGCCTTTCTTGGTTGCTGACGGTGACGAAGCAGATGGCGTTCGTACTGGTGGCTTTGGTTCAACAGGAAAATAA
- a CDS encoding epoxyqueuosine reductase QueH codes for MIDLEEILSRMNPNQKINYDRVMQQMAKRWAQEEVRPKILVHVCCAPCSTYTLEYLTQYADVTVYFANSNIHPKDEYLRRAYVVQKFISEFNEKTGNKVDFIEAPYDPSEYFQKVHGLEDEPEGGERCTVCFDYRLDKAAKMAVELGYDYFASALTISPHKNSQVINSVGIEVQKVYATKYLPSDFKKNNGYRRSVEMCEEYDIYRQCYCGCVFAAKIQGVDLNQIKKEAKEFMVGKDGEKEFPHIRFTFEGKEI; via the coding sequence GTGATTGATTTAGAAGAGATTTTATCACGAATGAATCCCAATCAAAAAATCAACTATGATCGTGTCATGCAACAAATGGCAAAGCGTTGGGCGCAAGAAGAAGTAAGACCCAAAATTCTTGTTCACGTTTGTTGTGCACCGTGTTCAACTTATACATTAGAATATTTGACGCAATACGCTGATGTGACGGTTTATTTTGCGAATTCTAATATTCATCCAAAGGATGAGTATCTTCGCCGTGCTTATGTGGTGCAAAAATTTATCTCAGAATTTAATGAAAAAACAGGAAATAAGGTTGATTTCATCGAAGCACCATATGATCCATCAGAGTATTTCCAAAAGGTTCATGGCTTAGAAGACGAACCTGAAGGTGGAGAACGTTGTACGGTTTGCTTTGATTATCGCTTGGATAAAGCTGCTAAAATGGCGGTTGAGCTTGGATATGATTACTTTGCCAGTGCTTTGACAATCAGCCCACACAAAAATTCCCAAGTCATCAACAGCGTGGGAATCGAAGTCCAAAAAGTTTATGCGACTAAGTATTTGCCAAGTGATTTCAAGAAAAATAATGGCTACCGCCGTTCAGTTGAAATGTGCGAGGAGTATGACATCTATCGTCAATGCTACTGTGGTTGTGTCTTTGCAGCAAAAATTCAAGGCGTTGATTTGAATCAAATCAAAAAAGAAGCTAAGGAATTCATGGTAGGAAAAGACGGCGAAAAAGAATTCCCACACATTCGCTTTACCTTTGAAGGAAAAGAAATTTAA
- a CDS encoding NAD(P)H-dependent glycerol-3-phosphate dehydrogenase, with amino-acid sequence MTRQKVAVLGPGSWGTALAQVLNDNGHEVCLWGNIPEQIEELNTKHTNTRYFKDITISEDIKATLDLKEALTDVDAILFVVPTKVTRLVAKQVAETLDHKAVIMHASKGLEPGTHERLSTILEEEIPAELRSEIVVVSGPSHAEETIVRDITLITAASKDHEAAKYVQKLFSNNYFRLYTNTDVIGVETAGALKNIIAVGAGALHGLGFGDNAKAAVITRGLAEITRLGVKLGANPLTYSGLSGVGDLIVTGTSVHSRNWRAGDALGRGEKLEDIEKNMGMVIEGISTTKVAYELAKELDVYMPITTAIYKVIYEGADVRDSILGMMSNDFRSENEWH; translated from the coding sequence ATGACAAGACAAAAAGTTGCTGTCTTAGGGCCTGGTTCTTGGGGAACCGCTCTTGCACAAGTATTAAACGACAATGGACATGAAGTTTGTCTATGGGGAAATATCCCAGAACAAATCGAAGAATTAAATACGAAACATACTAACACTCGCTACTTCAAAGACATCACAATCTCTGAAGATATCAAAGCGACACTTGACTTGAAAGAAGCACTTACAGACGTTGATGCTATCTTATTTGTTGTCCCAACAAAAGTAACACGTTTGGTTGCCAAACAAGTCGCTGAAACACTTGATCACAAAGCTGTTATCATGCACGCTTCTAAAGGTCTTGAACCTGGAACACACGAACGTCTTTCAACAATTCTTGAGGAAGAAATTCCTGCCGAATTGCGCTCTGAAATCGTCGTTGTCTCTGGACCAAGCCATGCTGAAGAAACAATTGTTCGAGACATTACCTTGATCACTGCCGCTTCTAAAGATCACGAAGCTGCTAAATACGTTCAAAAACTCTTTAGCAACAATTACTTCCGCCTTTACACTAATACTGATGTTATTGGTGTGGAAACAGCTGGTGCACTTAAAAACATCATAGCTGTTGGTGCCGGTGCACTTCACGGTCTTGGTTTCGGTGACAATGCTAAAGCAGCCGTTATCACACGTGGACTTGCTGAAATCACACGTCTCGGGGTTAAATTGGGAGCTAACCCACTCACTTACAGTGGTCTTTCTGGTGTTGGTGATCTTATCGTAACAGGAACATCTGTTCACTCTCGTAACTGGCGAGCTGGTGATGCTCTTGGTCGCGGTGAAAAACTCGAAGACATCGAGAAAAATATGGGAATGGTTATCGAAGGGATTTCAACAACTAAAGTTGCCTATGAGTTAGCTAAAGAATTGGATGTCTACATGCCAATCACAACTGCTATCTACAAAGTCATCTACGAAGGTGCTGATGTTCGTGATAGCATTCTTGGCATGATGTCAAATGACTTCCGTTCAGAAAACGAATGGCACTAA
- the galU gene encoding UTP--glucose-1-phosphate uridylyltransferase GalU produces MRKVRKAVIPAAGLGTRFLPATKALAKEMLPIVDKPTIQFIVEEALKSGIEDILVVTGKSKRSIEDHFDSNFELEYNLEHKGKTDLLKLVNDTTAINLHFIRQSHPRGLGDAVLQAKAFVGNEPFVVMLGDDLMDINNDKAVPLTKQLINDYENTHASTIAVMPVPHEEVSSYGVIAPQGEGKDDLYSVETFVEKPAPEDAPSDLAIIGRYLLTPEIFNILETQKPGAGNEIQLTDAIDTLNKTQRVFARQFNGDRYDVGDKFGFMKTSIDYALQHPQIKDNMKQYLIDLGKKLEAESTKKESK; encoded by the coding sequence ATGAGAAAAGTTAGAAAAGCCGTTATTCCCGCAGCTGGTCTTGGAACTCGTTTCTTGCCAGCTACAAAAGCACTCGCTAAAGAGATGCTTCCAATTGTTGATAAACCAACCATCCAATTTATCGTCGAAGAAGCCTTGAAATCAGGTATTGAAGATATCTTGGTTGTTACTGGTAAATCAAAACGTTCTATCGAAGACCACTTTGACTCAAACTTCGAATTAGAATACAATTTAGAACACAAAGGGAAAACTGATCTTCTTAAACTCGTTAATGACACTACAGCCATTAATCTTCACTTCATCCGTCAAAGTCACCCTCGTGGACTTGGTGATGCTGTCCTTCAAGCTAAAGCTTTTGTAGGCAACGAACCATTCGTCGTTATGCTGGGTGATGACCTTATGGATATCAACAACGATAAAGCTGTACCACTTACAAAACAATTGATTAACGACTACGAAAACACACATGCATCAACAATTGCTGTTATGCCTGTGCCACACGAAGAAGTTTCATCTTACGGCGTTATCGCACCTCAAGGCGAAGGAAAAGACGATCTTTACAGTGTTGAAACATTTGTTGAAAAACCAGCACCTGAAGATGCACCTAGTGATCTTGCTATCATCGGTCGCTACCTTCTTACTCCAGAAATCTTCAATATTCTTGAAACACAAAAACCTGGAGCTGGTAATGAAATCCAATTGACAGATGCTATCGACACTTTGAACAAAACACAACGTGTTTTTGCACGTCAATTTAACGGTGATCGCTATGATGTCGGTGATAAATTCGGCTTCATGAAAACTTCTATTGACTATGCGCTTCAACACCCACAAATCAAAGATAACATGAAACAATATCTTATCGATTTGGGTAAAAAATTGGAAGCTGAATCAACTAAAAAAGAATCTAAATAA
- a CDS encoding rhomboid family intramembrane serine protease, whose translation MKNVIKESPVTIFLLALTTLVFIAMQVIYFGNATSNQAIFNTGGMYGAYVRLFPSQLWRLVTPIFVHIGWEHFFFNALTLYFVGQIAEQIWGHHKFLALYVLSGIVGNIFTLFFTPNVIAAGASTSLFGVFAAIMVAGYFGRNPYLKELGRNYQALIIVNLIFNLFTPSIGIAGHIGGLVGGVLCAIFLPTLVEKGMFKPWQRWLAAAAYVGLSLFLIVLALH comes from the coding sequence ATGAAAAACGTTATTAAAGAAAGTCCAGTGACGATTTTTTTGCTGGCTCTAACGACTTTGGTTTTTATAGCCATGCAGGTGATTTATTTTGGAAATGCCACATCTAACCAAGCCATTTTTAATACTGGCGGGATGTATGGTGCTTACGTACGTTTATTTCCAAGTCAATTGTGGCGCTTAGTGACTCCGATATTTGTCCACATCGGTTGGGAGCATTTCTTTTTCAATGCTTTAACGCTATATTTTGTTGGTCAAATAGCAGAGCAAATTTGGGGCCATCACAAGTTTTTAGCATTGTATGTTCTATCAGGAATTGTTGGGAATATCTTTACGCTTTTCTTTACGCCAAACGTGATTGCTGCGGGGGCTTCAACATCGCTTTTCGGTGTTTTTGCGGCGATTATGGTTGCTGGGTATTTTGGAAGAAATCCTTATTTGAAAGAACTTGGTAGAAATTATCAAGCTTTGATTATTGTGAATTTGATTTTTAATTTATTTACTCCAAGTATTGGGATTGCTGGTCATATTGGTGGTCTTGTCGGGGGTGTCTTATGTGCCATCTTTTTACCAACGCTTGTGGAGAAAGGTATGTTTAAACCATGGCAACGTTGGTTGGCGGCAGCGGCTTACGTTGGCTTAAGTCTTTTCTTGATTGTCTTGGCTTTACATTAA
- a CDS encoding 5-formyltetrahydrofolate cyclo-ligase has translation MEKVALRKSIIAHLKHQDRTEKALKDKALLDDLLASSAYQKADTIATYLAFDFEYNTELLIKQAQKDGKTILVPKTYPHGKMIFCLYDVDNLVKTSFGLWEPACDKAVDKSEIDLIHVPGVGFNQDGFRIGYGAGYYDRYLVDYKGKTISTIYECQKVEFQPDSHDVAVMEVFSR, from the coding sequence ATGGAAAAAGTTGCTTTACGAAAGAGCATCATTGCTCATTTAAAACATCAAGATAGAACAGAAAAAGCCTTGAAAGATAAGGCTTTATTAGATGATTTGCTAGCCTCTTCTGCTTATCAAAAAGCGGATACTATTGCCACTTATTTAGCTTTTGATTTTGAGTACAATACCGAATTGTTGATTAAACAAGCTCAAAAAGATGGCAAAACCATTTTAGTTCCAAAGACTTACCCACACGGCAAAATGATTTTTTGTCTCTATGATGTGGATAACTTGGTGAAAACATCATTTGGCTTGTGGGAACCTGCTTGTGACAAAGCTGTGGATAAGTCAGAAATCGATTTGATTCATGTGCCAGGCGTTGGTTTTAACCAAGATGGTTTTCGAATTGGATATGGAGCTGGCTATTATGACAGGTATTTAGTGGATTATAAAGGCAAAACAATCAGTACGATTTATGAGTGTCAGAAAGTAGAGTTTCAGCCAGACAGTCATGATGTCGCTGTTATGGAGGTATTTAGTCGATGA
- a CDS encoding N-acetyldiaminopimelate deacetylase, with the protein MTLDLIKIRRDLHQIPEIGLEEFKTQAYLLERIAEITVGKDFVEQRTWRTGILVFLKGSAPQKTIGWRTDIDALPVVEETGLPFASQHEGRMHACGHDMHMTVALGLLNELVQTQPKNNLLFLFQPAEENEAGGMLMYQDNAFGDWKPDEFYGLHVRPDFKVGTIATNTSTLFAGTCEVLITFKGKGGHAAFPHEANDALVAASYFVTQVQTIVSRNVDPIQGGVVTFGSFHSGTTNNVIAETAQLHGTIRTLTQDMSLLIQKRVTEIARGVAASFGMEVEVNLKQGGYLPVENNPELAREAMDFFRNREAVHLIDCLPAMTGEDFGYLLNKIPGVMFWLGVETPYALHHPKMSPNEAALSFAVSEISAFLKEKASH; encoded by the coding sequence ATGACTTTAGATTTAATTAAAATTCGTCGTGATTTGCATCAGATTCCAGAGATTGGTTTGGAAGAGTTTAAGACGCAAGCTTATCTTTTGGAGCGTATCGCAGAAATCACAGTGGGAAAAGACTTTGTGGAACAACGAACTTGGCGAACTGGGATTTTAGTCTTTTTAAAAGGTTCTGCTCCTCAAAAAACAATTGGTTGGCGTACAGATATAGATGCCCTTCCTGTTGTTGAGGAAACAGGCCTTCCTTTTGCCAGCCAACATGAGGGTCGCATGCATGCGTGTGGACACGATATGCACATGACAGTAGCTCTTGGTTTGTTAAATGAGCTAGTGCAAACACAACCAAAGAATAACCTACTCTTTCTTTTTCAACCCGCTGAAGAAAATGAAGCGGGTGGCATGCTCATGTATCAGGACAATGCCTTTGGGGATTGGAAGCCAGATGAATTTTATGGTCTGCATGTGCGACCTGATTTTAAGGTTGGGACTATCGCGACAAATACCTCAACTCTATTTGCTGGGACTTGTGAGGTCTTAATCACTTTTAAAGGAAAAGGTGGTCACGCTGCTTTTCCACATGAAGCTAACGATGCCTTGGTTGCGGCGTCCTATTTTGTCACTCAGGTGCAGACAATCGTCAGCCGAAATGTAGACCCGATTCAAGGCGGTGTCGTCACTTTTGGGTCATTTCATTCGGGGACAACTAATAATGTCATTGCCGAAACAGCGCAGCTGCATGGTACCATTCGTACTTTGACGCAAGACATGAGCCTTTTAATTCAAAAACGTGTAACTGAGATTGCAAGAGGGGTGGCAGCAAGCTTTGGAATGGAAGTAGAGGTTAATTTGAAACAAGGTGGTTATCTCCCTGTGGAAAATAATCCCGAATTGGCGCGTGAGGCCATGGACTTCTTCAGAAATCGCGAAGCTGTTCATCTGATTGACTGCTTGCCAGCTATGACTGGAGAAGATTTTGGCTATTTGTTAAATAAAATTCCAGGGGTGATGTTCTGGTTGGGTGTTGAAACACCGTACGCTCTTCATCATCCTAAGATGAGTCCAAATGAAGCAGCTCTTTCATTTGCGGTTAGTGAAATATCAGCTTTCTTAAAAGAAAAAGCAAGTCATTAA
- the dapD gene encoding 2,3,4,5-tetrahydropyridine-2,6-dicarboxylate N-acetyltransferase yields MTAQKMTAQEIIAFIGNAEKKTNVKVIFEGELAAAVPENVLKLGNVLFGDWKDIEPLLANLTENKDYVVEQDGRNSAVPLLDKRHINARIEPGAIIRDQVTIDDNAVVMMGAVINIGAEIGAGTMIDMGAVLGGRAIVGKNSHIGAGAVLAGVIEPASAEPVRIGDNVLVGANAVVIEGVQVGNGSVVAAGAIVTKDVPENVVVAGVPARIIKEIDAKTQQKTALEDALRNL; encoded by the coding sequence ATGACTGCACAAAAAATGACGGCTCAAGAGATTATTGCGTTTATTGGGAATGCGGAGAAAAAGACAAATGTTAAGGTGATATTTGAAGGTGAACTGGCTGCAGCAGTTCCAGAAAACGTCCTAAAACTTGGTAATGTGCTTTTTGGTGATTGGAAAGATATTGAACCACTTTTGGCTAATTTAACTGAAAACAAAGACTATGTTGTTGAGCAAGATGGTCGTAATTCAGCAGTGCCACTTCTTGATAAACGCCACATTAATGCTCGTATCGAACCAGGTGCGATTATCCGCGACCAAGTAACTATTGATGACAATGCCGTTGTTATGATGGGAGCAGTTATCAATATCGGTGCTGAAATCGGTGCAGGAACAATGATTGACATGGGTGCTGTTCTTGGTGGTCGTGCTATTGTTGGTAAAAATAGCCATATTGGTGCAGGAGCTGTCCTTGCTGGTGTGATTGAACCAGCTTCAGCAGAGCCAGTGCGCATTGGGGATAATGTCCTTGTTGGTGCTAATGCCGTTGTCATCGAAGGTGTCCAAGTTGGTAATGGTTCTGTCGTAGCAGCGGGAGCTATTGTTACCAAAGATGTTCCAGAAAATGTTGTTGTGGCTGGTGTGCCTGCACGTATCATCAAAGAAATTGATGCTAAAACACAACAAAAAACAGCGCTTGAAGACGCTTTGCGCAATTTGTAA
- a CDS encoding glucose-6-phosphate isomerase produces the protein MTHIKFDYSKLLGQFVEQEEIDFMQTQVNVADEYLRKGTGPGSDFLGWLDLPENYDKEEFARIQKAAAKIQSDSEVLVVIGIGGSYLGARAAIDFLSNHFYNLQASADRKGPQILYAGNSISSTYLADLVEYVKDKDFSVNIISKSGTTTEPAIAFRVFKELLVEKYGQEEANKRIYATTDKAKGAVKVEAVANDWETFVVPDNVGGRFSVLTAVGLLPIAAAGIDIEALMNGANAARKELTSAEISENIAYQYAAVRNVLYRKGYITEILANYEPSLQYFGEWWKQLAGESEGKHQKGIYPTSANFSTDLHSLGQFIQEGYRNIFETVVRVDKPRKNVVIPELSEDLDGLGYLQGKDVDFVNKKATDGVLLAHTDGGVPNMFLTLPQQDEFTLGYTIYFFELAIGLSGYLNAVNPFNQPGVEAYKKNMFALLGKPGFEDLSAELNARL, from the coding sequence ATGACACATATTAAATTTGATTATTCAAAATTGTTGGGTCAATTCGTCGAACAAGAAGAAATCGACTTCATGCAAACACAAGTCAACGTTGCTGACGAATATTTGCGTAAAGGTACTGGTCCTGGTTCTGATTTCCTTGGTTGGTTAGACCTTCCAGAAAACTACGACAAAGAAGAATTTGCTCGTATCCAAAAAGCTGCTGCTAAAATCCAATCAGACAGTGAAGTTCTTGTTGTTATCGGTATCGGTGGTTCATACCTTGGAGCACGTGCTGCTATCGATTTCTTGAGCAACCACTTCTACAACCTTCAAGCATCTGCAGATCGTAAAGGTCCTCAAATCCTTTACGCTGGTAACTCAATTTCTTCAACTTATCTTGCAGACCTTGTTGAATATGTTAAAGATAAAGATTTCTCTGTTAACATCATTTCTAAATCAGGTACTACAACTGAACCAGCTATCGCTTTCCGTGTCTTCAAAGAACTTCTAGTTGAAAAATACGGTCAAGAAGAAGCTAACAAACGTATCTACGCTACAACAGATAAAGCTAAAGGTGCTGTTAAAGTTGAAGCTGTTGCTAACGATTGGGAAACATTTGTTGTTCCAGATAACGTTGGTGGACGTTTCTCAGTATTGACTGCTGTAGGTCTTCTTCCAATCGCTGCTGCTGGTATTGATATCGAAGCTCTTATGAACGGTGCTAACGCTGCTCGTAAAGAATTGACTTCTGCTGAAATCTCAGAAAACATCGCTTACCAATACGCTGCAGTTCGTAACGTACTTTACCGTAAAGGTTACATCACTGAAATCTTGGCTAACTACGAACCATCACTTCAATACTTCGGTGAATGGTGGAAACAATTAGCTGGTGAATCAGAAGGTAAACACCAAAAAGGTATTTACCCAACATCTGCTAACTTCTCAACAGACCTTCACTCACTTGGACAATTCATCCAAGAAGGTTACCGTAACATCTTCGAAACAGTTGTTCGTGTTGATAAACCACGTAAAAACGTTGTTATCCCTGAATTGTCAGAAGACCTTGATGGTCTTGGATACCTTCAAGGTAAAGACGTTGACTTCGTAAACAAAAAAGCAACTGATGGTGTACTTCTTGCTCACACTGACGGTGGAGTACCTAACATGTTCTTGACACTTCCTCAACAAGATGAATTCACTCTTGGTTACACAATCTACTTCTTCGAATTGGCTATCGGTCTTTCAGGTTACCTTAACGCCGTTAACCCATTCAACCAACCAGGTGTAGAAGCATACAAGAAAAACATGTTTGCTCTTCTTGGTAAACCAGGATTTGAAGACTTGTCAGCTGAATTGAACGCACGTCTTTAA
- the tadA gene encoding tRNA adenosine(34) deaminase TadA, which produces MAEFTQEEKEFFMREALKEAQKSLEKEEIPIGCVIVKDGEIIGRGHNAREEQQKAILHAEIMAINEANENEGNWRLLDSTLFVTIEPCVMCSGAIGLARIPQVIYGAANQKFGGAGSLYDILTDVRLNHRVEVETGLLEAECAGIMQDFFRKNREKKKAAKKQAKEQC; this is translated from the coding sequence ATGGCTGAATTTACACAGGAAGAAAAAGAGTTTTTCATGCGAGAAGCGCTTAAGGAAGCGCAAAAATCGCTAGAAAAAGAAGAAATTCCAATTGGCTGTGTTATTGTCAAAGATGGTGAGATTATTGGACGTGGGCACAATGCGCGTGAAGAGCAGCAGAAGGCTATTTTGCACGCTGAAATTATGGCAATCAACGAAGCTAATGAAAACGAAGGTAACTGGCGTTTGCTAGACAGCACGCTTTTTGTGACTATCGAGCCATGTGTGATGTGCAGCGGAGCTATTGGGCTTGCCCGCATTCCACAAGTGATTTATGGAGCTGCTAATCAAAAATTTGGCGGAGCAGGTAGTCTTTACGATATTCTGACAGATGTTCGTCTCAACCATCGTGTTGAGGTTGAAACGGGCCTTCTTGAGGCTGAATGTGCTGGCATCATGCAGGACTTTTTCCGAAAAAATCGTGAGAAGAAAAAAGCAGCCAAGAAGCAAGCCAAAGAGCAGTGCTGA